From Sulfurovum xiamenensis, a single genomic window includes:
- a CDS encoding GNAT family N-acetyltransferase, whose protein sequence is MKINKVSKKEQLMSIENLAYQIWYEHYTPIIGEYQVAYMLKKFQSVEAMTEQIKNGFLYFLILDDNVPLGYMSVEPLHDTLFLSKFYVTEAERGKGYGRKMIAYLEALAQKKDLNKISLTVNKYNRESIAMYEKVGFVISGSVVKDIGEGFVMDDYQMEKLL, encoded by the coding sequence ATGAAGATAAACAAAGTATCAAAAAAAGAGCAGCTCATGAGTATTGAAAATCTTGCTTATCAGATATGGTATGAACATTACACACCGATCATAGGAGAGTATCAGGTGGCGTATATGTTAAAGAAGTTTCAATCCGTTGAAGCAATGACGGAACAGATAAAAAATGGCTTTTTATACTTTTTAATTCTGGATGACAATGTACCTCTGGGATACATGAGTGTGGAACCTCTCCACGATACACTGTTCCTAAGTAAATTCTATGTAACAGAGGCTGAACGTGGTAAAGGGTATGGACGAAAAATGATAGCCTATCTGGAAGCTTTAGCTCAAAAAAAAGATCTTAACAAAATTTCACTCACAGTCAATAAGTATAATAGAGAAAGCATTGCTATGTATGAAAAAGTTGGTTTTGTTATTTCCGGTAGTGTAGTCAAAGATATCGGTGAAGGTTTTGTCATGGATGATTATCAAATGGAAAAATTACTGTAA
- a CDS encoding RluA family pseudouridine synthase produces MAEKFIVKERSKLLDFLFNHLKGWSKKTIKQRLQGSNIAVNGEIITKHDFSLHLNDVVEVGVVKKASTPVQTLQKVEIIYQDKDIIAINKPAGLLSVGNTTENKQHALAILRNQLSRGKKEVKLWPVHRLDRDTSGILLFATSKEMREAVMDKWSNSEKIYLAIVEGCPKEKKGTIDQPLRADEKVYRMHVGKHPDAKPAITHYEVKQSTSDRSLLEVRIETGRQHQIRAHMAWLGHSIIGDERYGTKGERMGLHAQKLTIIHPLKQNPITFEIDAPRDFYALLR; encoded by the coding sequence ATGGCAGAAAAATTCATAGTCAAAGAGAGATCCAAACTCTTGGATTTTCTTTTTAACCACCTTAAAGGTTGGTCCAAAAAAACTATCAAACAGCGCTTACAAGGTTCCAATATTGCAGTCAATGGTGAGATTATTACCAAACATGATTTTTCTTTACATCTCAATGATGTGGTAGAAGTGGGGGTCGTTAAAAAAGCTTCGACACCGGTACAGACACTACAAAAGGTTGAGATCATCTATCAAGATAAAGATATCATTGCTATTAATAAGCCTGCCGGGCTTTTATCTGTGGGGAACACGACAGAAAACAAGCAGCATGCCCTTGCCATATTGAGAAATCAACTCTCCCGTGGGAAAAAAGAAGTGAAGCTCTGGCCTGTACATCGATTGGATCGTGATACCTCGGGCATACTTCTCTTTGCAACATCCAAAGAGATGAGAGAAGCTGTGATGGACAAATGGAGTAACTCTGAAAAAATCTATCTGGCTATCGTTGAAGGTTGTCCAAAAGAGAAAAAAGGGACCATAGACCAGCCCTTAAGAGCAGATGAAAAAGTCTACCGTATGCATGTAGGTAAACATCCCGATGCAAAACCTGCCATTACCCACTATGAAGTGAAACAAAGTACCTCTGATCGCTCTTTACTGGAGGTCAGGATAGAGACAGGAAGACAGCACCAGATACGGGCACATATGGCCTGGCTTGGACACAGTATCATCGGTGATGAACGTTATGGAACCAAAGGTGAAAGAATGGGACTTCATGCACAAAAACTGACTATTATCCATCCTCTAAAGCAAAATCCTATAACATTTGAAATAGACGCTCCGAGGGATTTTTATGCACTTTTACGTTAA
- a CDS encoding lipopolysaccharide assembly protein LapA domain-containing protein: protein MNIKIISIIALIVLVVLFIVQNIAVVEITFLFWSLQMSRALLIFFLLAIGIAIGWLLHAHFKGD from the coding sequence ATGAATATTAAAATCATTTCTATCATTGCACTGATAGTGCTGGTTGTTTTGTTTATTGTTCAAAATATTGCTGTAGTAGAAATTACATTTTTATTCTGGTCTCTCCAAATGTCGCGTGCCTTGCTTATTTTTTTCCTGCTTGCTATTGGTATCGCAATAGGTTGGCTTTTGCATGCCCACTTTAAAGGTGACTGA
- a CDS encoding DEAD/DEAH box helicase, giving the protein MKGNIIKSFEKLNLHPDILKAIAHAKYEQTTIIQNKVIPPALKGADILGASKSGTGKTAAYVLPLLNKLQKIVKHDQKVVRALIIVPTIELVDQVSRTINDFSRYLDIKNVKIQGGIHKSAQLERLSQGADIIVATPGRLQNFIEDKKINLDYINTVILDEADTMLELGFLSEIQGILKHCVQPKQTMMFSATISQNIKKLAKEFLRDPAIVEVSQRRDVVDFIAHRAYKVDKARKAELTAKLIQDMHLDQVLLFASTKESANKIYEYLRSQNIRTSIIHGDLTRGARAKSLALLKSGKTQVLVATDIAARGIDIKELSMVINYDMPEGTDDFTHRVGRTGRANHKGSVISILTTRDYDVFSKMERNLRLNIKREIYPGFELTDKQPRQKQPKKKSLIERKGKFDFHKQKMQKKSAQKKSAQTKKKQPGRKK; this is encoded by the coding sequence TTGAAAGGAAATATCATCAAATCATTTGAAAAACTCAATTTACATCCCGATATTTTAAAAGCCATAGCTCATGCAAAGTATGAGCAAACAACGATCATACAGAACAAGGTCATACCCCCGGCACTTAAAGGCGCAGACATACTTGGTGCATCAAAGTCCGGTACGGGAAAAACAGCCGCCTATGTATTGCCCCTGCTCAATAAACTGCAGAAAATCGTAAAACATGACCAAAAAGTTGTGAGAGCGCTGATCATTGTTCCTACGATCGAGCTTGTAGACCAGGTCTCTCGTACAATCAACGATTTTAGCAGATATCTGGATATTAAGAATGTAAAGATTCAAGGTGGGATACACAAGAGTGCACAACTTGAAAGGCTCTCCCAGGGAGCTGACATTATTGTTGCTACACCAGGAAGATTACAAAACTTCATAGAAGATAAAAAGATCAACCTCGATTACATCAATACTGTGATCTTAGATGAAGCAGATACGATGCTTGAACTTGGGTTTCTAAGTGAAATACAAGGCATACTCAAGCATTGTGTGCAACCCAAACAGACTATGATGTTCTCTGCAACTATTTCACAGAATATTAAAAAACTTGCGAAAGAGTTTTTACGTGACCCGGCTATAGTAGAAGTAAGCCAACGAAGGGATGTTGTTGATTTCATTGCACACAGAGCCTATAAAGTTGATAAAGCCAGAAAAGCAGAACTAACAGCAAAACTCATCCAGGATATGCACTTAGATCAAGTCTTGTTATTTGCCAGTACAAAAGAGTCTGCCAATAAGATCTATGAATACCTAAGAAGTCAAAATATACGTACCTCCATTATACACGGTGATCTTACAAGAGGTGCCAGAGCAAAATCCCTGGCTCTTTTGAAAAGCGGGAAAACACAGGTTTTGGTAGCCACAGACATTGCGGCTAGGGGTATAGATATCAAAGAACTCTCTATGGTCATTAATTATGACATGCCTGAAGGGACGGATGACTTTACACACCGTGTAGGAAGAACCGGTAGAGCGAACCATAAGGGATCGGTCATTTCTATTTTAACCACGAGAGATTATGATGTTTTCTCTAAAATGGAAAGAAATTTACGCCTGAATATCAAGAGAGAGATCTATCCAGGTTTTGAACTGACAGACAAACAGCCAAGACAAAAGCAGCCAAAGAAAAAGTCACTGATCGAGAGAAAAGGAAAATTTGACTTTCATAAACAAAAGATGCAGAAGAAAAGTGCGCAAAAAAAGAGCGCTCAAACAAAGAAGAAGCAACCAGGACGAAAAAAATAA
- the cls gene encoding cardiolipin synthase: MDVTPLQFISTYFLVILAGIFVFSALSHILYQKRSPTSMISWMLSIFFLPYIVVPLYFLIGIRKREGKHKKEYVKFDHACEHPLHESDDAHHAFQNLLQKNGMPPATTGNSFELITNNTDAYDRLLKEIGQAKQSIDICTYIFQFDTMTQTVLDALTEKAKEGIKVRLLMDLVGSLGASFNQKGFKALKKAGGEVAFFTPILKRPFQNYINLRNHRKIYLFDQTTLLSGGMNLSNEYMGEADGTKRWEDLLYCLKGPSVYHFYHIFQNDWIYATKEEKNIELKIEESCEGESRVQVVPSGPDIPTDALYEALLNAIYNAKKRIWIVTPYFVPDENMIQALVIAHHKGVDIKLITPKNSDHLLADMGRSAYMRELDEIGADVVLYEGEMLHAKAILFDNVGGMVGSVNFDNRSLFLNYEVVTFVYSPQFIESIESWMNGLINHSSRGMEKPSKLREAFENVMKVFAPLL; the protein is encoded by the coding sequence ATCGACGTTACACCTTTACAGTTTATCAGTACTTATTTTCTGGTTATACTTGCCGGTATTTTTGTTTTCTCTGCACTCAGTCATATTCTCTATCAAAAACGCTCTCCTACCAGTATGATCTCATGGATGTTGTCTATTTTCTTTTTACCTTACATTGTTGTACCGCTCTATTTTCTTATCGGTATACGAAAGCGTGAAGGGAAACATAAAAAAGAATATGTGAAGTTTGATCATGCCTGTGAACATCCCCTTCATGAATCAGATGATGCACATCATGCTTTTCAAAATCTTTTGCAGAAAAACGGGATGCCTCCTGCAACAACAGGAAATAGCTTTGAACTGATTACGAATAATACAGATGCGTATGATCGACTACTCAAAGAGATCGGTCAGGCAAAACAGAGTATCGATATCTGTACCTATATTTTTCAGTTTGATACAATGACCCAGACAGTGTTGGACGCATTGACAGAAAAGGCCAAAGAGGGAATAAAGGTACGATTGCTTATGGACCTGGTGGGCTCTCTAGGGGCTAGCTTCAATCAAAAAGGGTTTAAAGCATTAAAAAAAGCGGGCGGGGAGGTGGCATTTTTTACCCCAATCCTGAAAAGACCTTTTCAAAACTATATTAATCTTCGCAACCATCGCAAAATTTATCTCTTTGATCAGACAACACTGCTCAGCGGCGGTATGAACCTGAGTAATGAATATATGGGAGAAGCGGATGGCACTAAACGCTGGGAAGACCTGCTTTACTGTTTGAAGGGACCTTCTGTTTACCATTTTTATCATATTTTTCAAAATGACTGGATCTATGCGACCAAAGAAGAGAAGAACATAGAGCTTAAGATAGAAGAGTCATGCGAGGGAGAGAGTAGGGTACAAGTGGTTCCCTCAGGTCCGGATATTCCAACCGATGCACTTTATGAGGCACTTTTGAATGCTATCTATAATGCGAAAAAACGTATCTGGATCGTCACCCCTTATTTTGTACCAGATGAAAATATGATACAGGCATTAGTCATAGCCCATCATAAAGGGGTTGATATCAAGTTGATCACCCCTAAAAATTCTGATCATCTCCTGGCGGATATGGGAAGAAGTGCATATATGCGTGAACTCGATGAGATAGGTGCGGACGTGGTTTTGTATGAAGGTGAAATGCTGCATGCAAAGGCCATACTTTTTGATAATGTCGGTGGTATGGTAGGATCGGTCAATTTTGACAATCGCAGTCTTTTTTTGAATTATGAGGTGGTCACATTTGTCTACTCTCCACAATTTATAGAGAGTATTGAAAGTTGGATGAATGGATTGATAAACCATTCAAGTAGAGGAATGGAAAAGCCATCTAAACTGCGTGAAGCTTTTGAAAATGTGATGAAAGTGTTTGCACCACTACTGTAA
- a CDS encoding Hsp20/alpha crystallin family protein, whose amino-acid sequence MFSKKISLFLLPFMTMVSLQANDPFFDDPFGDDIFKEMYQMQKEMDKVFERMQERMNQRTKLWNYPTKQTFIPGNRTRTATLLEDKGTHYEYHTQIPENQNNQIDISINDGILHLKATVDTVKKSNEPNMKMQQHYVSMIQRSETLPQDADPRSLKSEYKNGLLVLTLQKKKSLAQPAGNGKEVKKPNERSETEKIKEKIENNGTKIKVPHTSSQV is encoded by the coding sequence ATGTTCAGTAAAAAAATTTCATTGTTTCTTCTGCCTTTTATGACCATGGTTTCGCTACAGGCAAATGATCCTTTTTTCGATGATCCATTTGGAGATGATATCTTTAAAGAGATGTATCAGATGCAAAAAGAGATGGATAAGGTTTTTGAACGTATGCAAGAACGTATGAATCAACGTACTAAACTCTGGAATTACCCTACCAAACAAACATTCATCCCCGGTAATCGTACGAGAACAGCCACTTTATTGGAAGACAAAGGTACCCATTATGAGTACCATACGCAAATACCCGAAAATCAAAACAATCAGATAGATATTTCCATTAATGACGGTATTTTACATTTAAAAGCAACGGTAGATACGGTCAAGAAGAGTAATGAGCCGAATATGAAAATGCAACAGCATTACGTGAGCATGATACAACGCAGTGAAACATTACCCCAAGATGCAGATCCCAGAAGTTTAAAAAGCGAATATAAAAATGGCTTGCTTGTTTTAACACTTCAGAAGAAAAAGAGTCTTGCACAGCCTGCAGGAAATGGAAAAGAGGTGAAAAAGCCTAATGAGAGATCAGAAACAGAAAAAATCAAAGAGAAAATTGAAAACAATGGAACAAAGATCAAAGTACCACATACAAGTTCACAGGTTTAA
- a CDS encoding DUF819 domain-containing protein, translated as MIEDGFTYVALLVMIGSAIVYTEKKSRHKLFTYLPSIVILYFVVMLFSTFEVWHKSESVTLTYTFLKSYLLPAMIFLMLLSADMREIFKLGNKMLFTFFLASVSIAIGFIGTFALFHTYFEPDAWKAFAALSGSWMGGTGNMVAIQGALDLPDSAMGYTLLIDSIDYAIWVMILLALVPFAKTFNLWSKADTSVIDEVGEKLAHNNAHKKPVTFFALFILLSSALFVSVGAQIGASFLPTTSFLTATTWVVIIATLSGILFAITPLAKLSGGSEMANMMLYLIVALIASRANFSELTEAPLYIIAGFVIIVIHGSIMILFAKLFKLDLFSLGVASLANIGGVASAPILASAYSKALIPIGVLMAMMGYIIGTFGGLMVGKILKIIAG; from the coding sequence ATGATCGAAGATGGATTCACTTATGTTGCTTTACTAGTAATGATAGGCTCTGCCATCGTATATACTGAGAAGAAGAGCCGACATAAGCTCTTTACTTATCTCCCCTCTATCGTCATACTCTATTTTGTCGTCATGCTTTTTTCTACCTTTGAAGTATGGCATAAATCTGAGTCAGTCACCCTAACCTATACGTTTCTGAAGTCCTACCTGCTCCCGGCGATGATCTTTTTAATGTTACTATCTGCAGATATGAGAGAGATCTTTAAACTGGGTAACAAGATGTTATTCACTTTCTTTTTAGCCTCTGTAAGTATCGCCATCGGATTCATAGGTACTTTTGCTCTGTTCCATACCTACTTTGAACCTGATGCATGGAAAGCATTTGCGGCACTTTCAGGCTCGTGGATGGGAGGCACAGGAAATATGGTCGCGATACAAGGTGCCTTGGATCTCCCTGACTCTGCTATGGGATACACGCTGCTCATCGATTCCATTGACTATGCCATTTGGGTGATGATACTGCTTGCACTGGTACCCTTTGCCAAAACGTTTAACCTATGGAGTAAAGCCGATACTTCCGTGATAGATGAAGTAGGAGAAAAACTGGCCCATAATAATGCGCATAAAAAACCCGTGACATTTTTTGCCCTTTTTATTTTATTGAGTAGTGCCCTGTTCGTATCTGTAGGTGCACAGATTGGAGCATCATTCCTCCCGACTACTTCATTTCTTACGGCAACGACGTGGGTGGTCATCATAGCCACATTGTCAGGCATACTTTTTGCTATCACACCTTTAGCGAAGCTGTCAGGCGGTTCAGAAATGGCAAATATGATGCTCTATCTTATCGTGGCACTCATCGCTTCACGGGCCAATTTCTCCGAACTCACCGAAGCACCTCTTTATATCATTGCAGGTTTTGTCATCATCGTGATACATGGTAGTATCATGATACTCTTTGCCAAACTCTTCAAACTTGATCTTTTCTCTTTGGGTGTGGCTTCTTTAGCCAATATAGGCGGTGTGGCATCTGCTCCCATTTTAGCATCTGCCTACTCTAAAGCACTCATACCCATAGGTGTGCTAATGGCAATGATGGGATATATCATAGGAACATTTGGAGGACTCATGGTAGGCAAGATATTAAAGATAATTGCAGGATAG
- a CDS encoding dipeptide epimerase, which translates to MKIKNIHIRTLKAPLKKPFITSLRRVESLEDIVVIIECDDGTVGVGEGAPTPVITGETMGSMIAAVEYIKPFIIGLDIEEFDVILNNIHTSILKNTTAKSALEIALYDLKAKSLKQPLYQMLGGTKRNFKTDITISMGDIDKMVSDSLNAVNLGYDTLKIKIGDDPKKDVERVIAIHEALDKNITLRLDANQGWTAEESVDLLYALEKQDIIAEFIEQPVAADDIEGLRYIKERVQTPLLADESIFSVKDAKRLLKLEAIDYVNIKLAKTAGITQALALADLSKTFGVKCMIGCMLEGPISVAAGVHVASAKADIITMLDLDAVSLLASHPVKTSIVFNESEIRLSEDIGLGVLY; encoded by the coding sequence ATGAAGATAAAAAATATACATATACGCACACTCAAAGCTCCGCTTAAGAAGCCCTTTATCACCTCGTTACGCCGTGTAGAGTCACTTGAAGATATAGTGGTCATCATTGAATGTGATGATGGTACCGTGGGGGTTGGTGAAGGTGCTCCCACACCTGTCATTACAGGCGAGACCATGGGCTCTATGATCGCTGCTGTCGAGTATATCAAGCCATTTATCATAGGTCTTGATATAGAAGAGTTTGATGTTATATTAAATAATATACACACATCCATTCTGAAAAACACTACGGCCAAATCTGCCCTTGAGATAGCACTTTACGACTTGAAAGCCAAATCTCTCAAGCAGCCTCTTTATCAAATGCTTGGTGGTACAAAAAGAAATTTCAAAACGGATATTACCATCAGCATGGGAGACATTGACAAAATGGTGTCAGACAGTCTTAATGCGGTGAATCTGGGCTATGATACACTGAAGATAAAAATAGGAGATGATCCCAAAAAAGATGTGGAACGCGTCATTGCTATACATGAGGCACTGGATAAGAATATCACACTAAGACTTGATGCAAACCAGGGCTGGACAGCAGAAGAGAGTGTAGATCTCTTATATGCTTTGGAAAAACAGGACATTATCGCTGAGTTCATAGAACAGCCAGTTGCAGCAGATGATATAGAGGGACTTCGTTACATCAAAGAGAGAGTCCAGACCCCCCTACTTGCAGATGAGTCCATATTTTCTGTTAAAGATGCAAAAAGACTACTAAAGCTAGAGGCGATAGACTATGTCAATATCAAATTGGCGAAGACAGCAGGTATCACGCAAGCTTTGGCATTGGCAGATCTCTCTAAAACATTCGGTGTCAAATGTATGATCGGATGTATGCTTGAAGGTCCCATCTCTGTAGCTGCCGGAGTTCATGTCGCTTCTGCCAAGGCAGATATCATTACGATGCTTGATCTGGATGCTGTGAGTTTATTGGCTTCTCATCCCGTAAAGACATCCATTGTTTTTAATGAAAGTGAGATCAGGCTCTCTGAAGATATTGGCTTAGGCGTATTGTATTAG
- a CDS encoding metal ABC transporter solute-binding protein, Zn/Mn family produces MKKITLIFLLSTTYIFSNINAVVSILPEQTFVKAIGGDKVNVSLMVEPGNSPHTYEPKPSQMVEIAKAHLYFAIDVEFEDVWLSKFKNLNPNMQIIGLADNISKIEIEAEHEEETHDHHSAHKHEGEDPHIWTAPANVKIIAQNIYNALKKEDPENSDYYKKNLDRFLTSIDETDQEITDILSPLKEGEKFMVFHPSWGYFAKAYNLKQIAVEVEGKEPKPKELIHLLEEAKEEKVKAIFTQPEFSDTVAKIIAKELQIPVVKVSPLAPNWSENLINIAKAIAGKH; encoded by the coding sequence ATGAAAAAGATCACGCTAATATTTTTACTATCAACTACATATATATTTTCTAATATCAATGCTGTGGTAAGCATTTTACCTGAACAGACATTTGTCAAAGCGATAGGAGGCGATAAGGTGAATGTATCCCTTATGGTAGAGCCTGGTAATTCACCACACACCTATGAGCCAAAGCCTTCACAGATGGTAGAGATCGCAAAAGCACATCTTTATTTTGCCATTGATGTGGAATTCGAAGATGTTTGGCTATCTAAATTTAAAAACCTGAACCCTAATATGCAGATCATTGGTCTTGCAGACAATATCAGTAAAATAGAGATAGAAGCAGAACATGAAGAAGAGACACATGATCATCACAGTGCACATAAACATGAAGGTGAAGATCCTCACATCTGGACAGCCCCTGCCAATGTCAAGATCATCGCACAAAACATTTATAACGCTTTAAAGAAAGAAGATCCTGAGAACAGTGACTACTACAAAAAAAACCTTGATAGGTTTTTAACTTCTATTGATGAGACTGATCAAGAGATCACCGACATACTTTCACCTTTAAAAGAGGGCGAGAAGTTCATGGTATTTCACCCCTCCTGGGGCTACTTTGCTAAAGCCTATAATCTAAAACAAATAGCTGTAGAAGTGGAAGGTAAAGAGCCCAAGCCCAAAGAACTGATACATCTACTCGAAGAGGCAAAAGAAGAGAAAGTCAAAGCCATTTTTACCCAACCGGAGTTTTCAGATACTGTTGCCAAGATCATTGCCAAAGAGTTACAAATACCTGTAGTGAAAGTATCACCCCTGGCACCCAACTGGTCTGAAAACCTCATAAATATCGCCAAAGCGATCGCAGGTAAGCACTAA
- a CDS encoding metal ABC transporter ATP-binding protein encodes MSVIDIKNVSFAYDKQMILENINLNVEEKDFLAIIGPNGGGKSTLLKLILGLLKPQKGSISVLGKAPSKSLTQIGYVPQNTNVNTDFPIKVIEVVMMGHVGGKKPLFGYGKEEILCAMGALTQVGMENFAQTKIGALSGGQRQRVMIARALCAHPQILILDEPTSSIDISGQKEIYELIKKLNESITILVVSHDISVILEYANKAAHVNKSLSYHDISDKTKTFHTHGYEDHFCEVELLQMLGRENCDSCEPEPTPKWRTKK; translated from the coding sequence ATGTCAGTCATTGATATCAAAAATGTTTCATTTGCTTATGACAAGCAGATGATCTTGGAAAACATTAACCTAAATGTAGAAGAGAAAGATTTCTTAGCCATCATTGGCCCAAATGGCGGAGGTAAATCTACCCTACTCAAACTCATTTTAGGTCTCCTTAAACCCCAAAAAGGTTCTATCTCTGTCTTAGGTAAAGCACCATCAAAGAGTCTTACACAAATTGGCTATGTTCCACAAAACACAAATGTGAACACTGACTTTCCTATCAAGGTCATTGAAGTGGTCATGATGGGACATGTGGGAGGCAAAAAACCTCTCTTTGGTTACGGTAAAGAGGAAATACTCTGTGCTATGGGTGCCTTGACTCAAGTAGGTATGGAGAACTTTGCCCAAACCAAGATAGGAGCACTCTCCGGCGGACAGCGTCAAAGAGTGATGATAGCCCGTGCTCTCTGTGCACATCCTCAAATACTCATACTGGATGAACCAACATCAAGCATAGATATCTCAGGACAAAAAGAGATCTATGAGTTGATCAAAAAACTCAATGAAAGTATTACCATACTGGTAGTCAGCCACGATATCTCTGTCATATTGGAATATGCGAACAAAGCAGCCCATGTTAATAAAAGTCTCTCCTATCACGACATTTCAGACAAAACAAAGACCTTCCATACTCATGGTTATGAGGACCATTTCTGTGAAGTAGAGCTGCTGCAAATGTTAGGCCGTGAGAACTGCGACAGTTGTGAACCGGAACCTACACCAAAATGGAGAACAAAAAAATGA
- a CDS encoding metal ABC transporter permease encodes MIEALQFEFMQHALLAGLLVSFAAGIIGSLIVVNRMVFLAGGIAHTSYGGIGLAVYFGLPIFLGASLFAVGAALLIAGLTLKKRHRMDTFIGLIWAVGMAIGVIFVDLTPGYNVDLMSYLFGSILAVSSEDLYFMSALLVLILMVITFWYRDILAVSYDSEYAGLRDVNVRFFYTLILILSALTVVIAIKVVGLILVIAMLTIPVYIAEKLSSSLFSMMFLSGAIATLFTLVGLWFSYTYNLTSGASIIIVSAVSLGTFLLFHKEK; translated from the coding sequence ATGATAGAAGCGCTCCAGTTTGAATTTATGCAGCATGCACTTTTAGCAGGGTTACTGGTTAGTTTTGCTGCGGGTATCATCGGATCGCTCATTGTGGTCAATCGTATGGTCTTTTTGGCAGGAGGCATTGCACATACCTCTTATGGAGGTATCGGTCTTGCTGTCTATTTCGGATTGCCTATTTTTCTGGGTGCTTCCCTCTTTGCCGTAGGCGCTGCCCTGCTTATAGCAGGACTGACACTCAAAAAACGTCATCGTATGGATACCTTTATCGGGCTTATCTGGGCAGTGGGTATGGCGATCGGTGTGATATTTGTTGACCTTACCCCCGGATATAATGTAGATCTTATGAGTTATCTTTTTGGTTCTATACTGGCAGTAAGTTCTGAAGATCTCTACTTTATGAGTGCTTTACTTGTACTTATACTTATGGTTATCACCTTCTGGTATAGAGATATTTTAGCCGTCTCCTATGACAGCGAATATGCAGGTCTACGTGATGTCAATGTCAGATTTTTCTACACACTCATATTGATACTCTCAGCACTTACGGTTGTCATAGCCATTAAAGTGGTAGGACTGATCCTGGTCATAGCAATGCTTACCATTCCCGTATATATCGCAGAAAAGCTCTCAAGCTCTCTGTTTTCTATGATGTTCCTCTCAGGAGCCATTGCAACACTTTTTACACTTGTGGGCTTATGGTTCTCCTATACCTATAATCTGACCTCAGGTGCTTCTATTATTATCGTATCTGCTGTTTCTCTGGGTACTTTTTTACTTTTTCATAAAGAAAAATAA